The Streptomyces sp. NBC_00454 DNA segment TCTGGACGCGGCCGATGCGGAGGCCTGGCGCGAGATCTTCGAGGTCAACGTCGTGGGCACCTGGCAGATGATCACCGCCGCCACCCCCCACCTGCGGGAATCCACGGAGCCCGGTGGCGCCTCGATCATCAACATCTCCTCCGTCTCCGCCACCCGCGCGCTCGGCAGCTCCATCCCGTACGCGGTCAGCAAGGCCGCGGTCAACCACATGACCCGGCTGCTGGCCTCCCAGCTCGGACCGGCCGTCCGGGTGAACGCGATCGCGCCCGGCCTCATCGACACCCCCTGGTACGAGGGCGCGGACGAGGTCTGGGAGAGCTCGCGCGAGTGGATCACGGAGAACACCCCGCTGCGCCGTGTGGGCACTCCGCAGGACGTGGCCGAGGCCGCGCTCTACCTGGTCGACGCGGCCTACACAACCGGCGACGTCCTCACGGTCGACGGCGGCCGGCACGTCGTCTGACCGGACGGCCGACGCCTCGTCCGACCGGCCGCCGACCCGCCCGCCGCCCCGTTGACCTCGGCCCCCGCACGCAGATCCGTACACGGAGAGGTATCCACATGCCGGACAACTACGCTCGATCCATGAACGCAGAAGCCGACGCCCTCGCCGCCGCCGCCAAGGCCGCAGTGAAAGATGCCGACCGCAAGCACGTCTTCCACTCGTGGTCGGCCCAGGAGCTCATCGACCCGCTCGCCGTCGCCGGCGCCGAGGGCTCGTACTTCTGGGACTACGACGGCAACCGCTACCTCGACTTCTCCAGTGCGCTCGTCTACACGAACATCGGCTACCAGCACCCGAAGGTCGCCGCCGCGATCGCCGAGCAGGCGGCGAAGCTCTGCACCGTCGCGCCCGGGTTCGCGGTGGACGTGCGTTCCGAGGCGGCCCGGCTGATCGCAGAGCGCACCCCCGGCGACCTCGACAAGATCTTCTTCACCAACGCGGGTGCCGAGGCCGTCGAGAACGCCGTCCGCATGGCCCGGCTGCACACCGGCCGCCCCAAGATCCTCTCCGCGTACCGCTCGTACCACGGGGCCACCTCCACCGCGATCAACCTCACGGGCGACGCGCGCCGCTTCGGCAACGACACCGCGACCGCCGGGGTCGTGCACTTCTGGGGACCCTTCACCTACCGCTCGCCCTTCTACGCCGCCGACGCGGCCGAGGAGTGCGCGCGCGCCCTGCGCCACCTCGAGGACACCATCGTCTTCGAGGGCCCGCAGTCCATCGCCGGGATCATCCTGGAGACCGTCGGCGGCGCCCCCGGCGTGCTCGTGCACCCCGACGGCTACCTGGCGGGCGTGCGCGAGCTCTGTGACCGCTTCGGCATCGTCTTCATCCTCGACGAGATCATGGTCGGCTTCGGCCGGACCGGTAAGTGGTTCGCCTCCGAGCACTGGGACGTCACCCCCGACCTGATCTGCTTCGCCAAGGGCATCACCAGCGGCTACGTCCCCCTCGGCGGCGTGGCCATCTCGGCCGCCATCGCCGAGACCTTCGCCCGCCGCCCCTACCCGGGCGGGCTGACGTACTCCGGGCACGTGCTGGCCTGCGCCGCGGCCGTGGCCACCGTGAACGTCATGGAGGAGGAGGGCATCGTCGAGCAGTCCGCCCGCACCGGCGCGGAGCTGCTGGGCCCGGGGCTCGCCGCGATCGCCGAGAGGCACCCGTCCGTCGGGGAGGTCCGGGGCATGGGCACCTTCTGGGCCCTGGAGCTCGTACGGAACAAGGAGACGCGCGAGCCCCTGGTCCCGTACAACGCCTCGGGCGCCGACAACGCGCCGATGGCGGAGTTCGGGGCGGCCCTGAAGAAGGCCGGCCTGTGGCCCCTGCTCGCGGGGAACCGCATGCACGTCGCGCCGCCGTGCAACGTGTCGGCCGAGGACGTGGCGAAGGGGCTGCGGATCATCGACGAAGCCCTCACGGTCGCCGACGCACACACGGTCTGACCTGCGCAGATCGTACGGTTGCCCAAGCCGTGGGTGCCTGTTCTCGGAGGATTCGCTCCCTTACGAACGGGATGTGAACGTGCTGGAATCAACAGGCACCTACGGACCGGGATGCACGTCAGTCCCGGGGCGGTCCACGTCTTCCTGAGTCTTCTCTGAAGTACGTGACCGAACGGCGGGGGGCGGGCTGCGCGTCCGCCGGACGCCGGGCGTACGGGATCCAGATGACCGGACTCCGTGTTCCCGAGTACCGAAGGAAGACAGCGCATGAGCAAGCACGTCCTCGCCCAGAACCAGTACGGCAAGGCCGAGAACCGCATCGTCAAGGTCACCCGCAAGGGCAACGACGGTTCCTGGCACGAGATCCGCGACCTGAACGTCTCGGTCGCCCTCCGCGGTGAGTTCCGCGATGTCCACCTGACCGGCGACAACGCCAACTGCCTGCCGACCGACACCACCAAGAACACGGTGTACGCCTTCGGCAAGGAGCACGGCGTCGACTCCCCGGAGGCCTTCGGCATCCTGCTCGCCAAGCACTTCGTCTCCTCCCAGGAGCCGATCCGCGAGGCGCAGATCCGCATCGAGGAGTTCGCCTGGGAGCGGATCCCGGTCCCGTCGCGCAAGGAGCAGCACTCCTTCTCCCTCAAGGGCAGCGAGGTGCGCACCACGCAGGTCACGTACAGCGAGACGACCGGTCTCCAGGTCATCTCGGGTCTGAAGGACCTGACCGTGATGAACTCGACCAACTCCGAGTTCCACGGCTACATCAAGGACAAGTACACGACCCTGAAGGAAGCGTACGACCGCATCCTGGCGACCAAGGTCACCGCGCGCTGGGCGCACTCGGCGCTGGCCGCCGACGACCCGGAGTTCGACTGGGACCAGTCGTACAAGAAGGTCCGCAAGAACATGCTCGAGGCGTTCGCGGAGACCTACTCGTACTCGCTCCAGCAGACCCTGAACCAGATGGCCGAGCGCGTGCTCGACAACTGCCCCAAGGTCAACGAGGTCCGCCTCAACCTCCCCAACAAGCACCACTTCCTCGTCGACCTGGAGCCCTTCGGCCTCAAGAACGACAACGAGGTCTACTTCGCGGCGGACCGCCCGTACGGTCTGATCGAGGGCACCATCCACCGCGACGGCGTGCAGCCGGTCATCGCGACCAGCGACTGGATCGTGGCGTAACGCCCCACTCGTTCCGACCGGTTCGGCCCGGCCCCGCCAAGGGGGCCGGGCCGAACCGGCGTTCGGGGCCGGGGGCCCCTCCTACTCCTCCGGCCGGCCCACGAGCAGGTTCCAGCGCCCGGAGCGGCCCGTCAGGGTGGTCACGGAGTCCGGCCTGACGTCCAGGCGCCAGAAGGCCGCCGCGGGCAGCTCCAGCGCCCACACGACGGCCGCCCGTACGACGCCCTGCCCGGCCACCGGCCGGTGCGTCCCCGGCGCCAGCCCGGCCAGCGCCGCGCCGACCCGCGCGATCAGCGCGTCCACCGACTCCCCGCCGCCCGGGGGCGCGTACGAGGCGTCGGTCATCCACCGCCGCAGCGCGTCCGGTTCACCGGCGGCCACCTCGTCCATCGTCCGCCCGGCCCAGGCGCCGTGATCCTGCCCACGCAGCCCCTCGTACCCGGGGCACGGATCCCCGTAGGGGAAGCGGTGCAGCCGCTCGGCTTCGCTCATCGGAGGTCTCACGAGCTGGACTCGAACCACTGCACTCTTCATAAGGCGAGCGTAAGCGCGGTACGGTCACTGACGACAAGACGACGGTATGACGGAAGCACCGGTGAGAATCCGGCACGGTCGCGCCACTGTGAATCCTCCCGGAGGGGGAGGAAAGTCAGACCCGCCACCGTCGTCGCGAGCACCAATGACCGGGACGCGTGTTCCCTTGGAGGTTCCTGCCATGGCCCACTCCGCCGTGCCCACGACTGCCGCACCCGTCGGCATCGCCCCCATCTCCGTCTCCGCCCTGGCCCCCTGGGCCCTGTTCGTCGGCGTCCTCATGCTGGTCCTGCTCTACCTCGTCGGCGCCGAACAGGGCGCCACCGCGGTGTTCCAGGGCGACACCATCCACGAGTGGATGCACGACGGCCGCCACCTGCTCGGCTTCCCCTGCCACTGACCAGCGAGGGGCAAGCACGCTCATGAACAACATCTCTCCCCGCGTGCTCCTGATCAGGGGCATGCTCGCCGGCCTGCTGGCCGGAGTCGCGGCGTTCCTCGTCGCGTACCTCCTCGGTGAATCCAAGGTGGACGCGGCGATCGCCATCGAGGAAGCCGGCGCACACGACCACGGCGACGAGTCCGCCCCGGTCAGCCGTGCCCTCCAGGCCACGGCCGGCCTCGGCACCGGAACCCTGCTCTACGGGGTCGCGCTCGGCGGCATCGCCGCGCTCGTCTTCTGCTACGCGCTGGGCCGCATCGGCCGCTTCGGACCCCGGTCCACGGCGGCGCTGGTCGCGGGCGGCCTGTTCGTCACCGTCAACCTGGTGCCGTTCCTCAAGTACCCCGCCAACCCGCCGGCCGTCGGGGACCCCGACACCGTGGTCCGGCGGACCACCCTGTTCGTCCTGATGATCGCGCTCAGCGTGCTGCTGGCCTCGGTCGCGCTGATCCTGGGCCGGCGCCTCGCGCCGCGCATGGGCAACTGGAACGCCTCGATCGTCGCGGGGCTCGCCTTCGCGGTGGCCATCGGCATCGCGTACGCGACGCTGCCCGGCATCAACGAGGTCCCGGCGGACTTCCCGGCTGCGCTCATCTGGCAGTTCCGGCTCTCCACGCTGGGCATCCAGATCGCGATGTGGACCACTTTCGGCCTGGCTTTCGGATTTCTTGCCGAACGGGCCCTTGTCCCGGCCGTCGCACCCAAGGAGGCTGTACAGCCTGCGAGTTGACGTCTCGCGAGGTTGATCGAAGGGGCCGGTGGCGGCACGATGACGACGGTGATCCGGGAGTTCCGGGACCTGCACGGACTCAGGGAACTCCGGGAGTGGCGCGGCTGGACGGGGGCAGCCCCGTTCTGGCTGAATTCGCTGCTGCTGCCCCTGGCCCCCTTCACCTCGGTCACCCTGTTCGCCCAGGCCGGCATCATCGCCGCCCTGGCCGCCGTCGGCGGGCTGGCCCGCCATCTCTGGTCGGGTGACTACGGCCACCCGGCCATCCACACCGCCGCTGCGCTCATGGGTGCGGCGGCGGTGGCGTTCGTGGTGTCGTGAGCGGGGGCAGGGTCAACACCGGGACCGGGGCCGGGGGTTAGCCCCCCGGGCGGCCTTCCCGGCTGCCGGATGGGAGGGGCGCGAGCGCTCAACCATGCTCGTGCCATGACCAGTTACCGCCGCAAGGCCGCACTCATCGCCCTCTGCGCCACCACCGCCGCCGCGACCCTGGCGGGCGCCACGACCGCCACGGCCACGGCAGCGACACCGTCCGCGGGTCCGGCCGCCGCCCCCCTCGCCTGGGCGGAGTGCACCCACGAGGGCCACCTGCCCGGCCAGCAGTGCGCGAAGCTGTCCGTTCCCCTCGACTACGCCGACCCGCAGGGCCCCCACGTGGACCTCGCCGTGTCCCGGCTGCCCAGCGACCGGCCGGCCGCCCGCCGCGGCACGCTCATGGTGATCCCCGGCGGGCCGGGCGGCTCCGGCGTCCAGCGGCTGTCGCAGAAGGGGGCCGCGCTGGCCCGGGAGATGGCCGGGGCCTACGACCTCGTCGCGCTCGATCCCCGCGGGGTCGGCGGCAGCGTCAGGGCACAGTGCGGACTGGACGAAGCGGACCGGCGCCTGGTGACCCTGCGCTCCTGGGCCGGCCCGGACGGCGGGATCGGCGAGAACGTCGAGCGCTCCCGCCGGGTGGCCGAGGCCTGCGCCGCGAACGGCGGCGCGGAGCTGCGCAGTTTCACCACCGCCAACCAGGTGCGCGACATCGACCGGCTCCGCGAGGCCCTCGGCGAGCGGAAGCTGTCGGCGTGGGGCGTCTCCTACGGGAGCTACGTGGGCGCCGCCTACGCGCAGAAGTTCCCGCAGCGCACCGACCGCCTCGTGCTGGACAGCACCGCAGACCCGGATCCGACGCGGGTCGCACGCGGCTGGCTCGCCAACATGGCCCAGGGCGCCGACGACCGGTTCCCCGACTTCGCGGCCTGGGCCGCGGACCCGGCGCGCCGGGCCGAGGGGCTGCGGCTCGCCGAACACCCGGAAGACGTACGCCCGTTGTTCCTCTCCCTCGCGGCGCAGCTGGACCGCGAGCCCAAGCCCTCGAACGTGCCCGGCGTGCCCCTGACGGGCAACATGCTGCGCCAGGCCCTGCAGAACTCCCTCTACGGTGACGCGCTGTTCCCCGCGGTCGCCCGCCTGATCGGCGAGGCCCGCGATCCGGCCGCCGTGCCGGCCCTGCCCAGGGAGCTCGCCCAGGCCCTGCCCGACCAGGACGCGGCGCTGATGGTCGGGGTCATCTGCAATGACGTGGCCTGGCCGAAGGAGGTCTCCGGCTACGAGCGTGCGGTGGCCGCGGACCGGGCGGCGCACCCCCTGACGGGCGGGATGCCCGCGAACATCACCCCCTGCGCCTTCTGGAAGGACGCCCCGGCCGAACGCCCCGCCCGCATCACCGACGAGGGCCCGTCGAACATCCTGATGGTCCAGAACCTCCGCGACCCGGCCACCCCGTACTCCGGGGCCCTGGAGATGCGCACCGCCCTCGGCTCCCGCGCCCGCCTGCTCACGGTCGACCACGGCGGCCACGGCGTCTACCTCGGCAACGGCAACGCCTGCTCCGACCGCACAGTGACCACGTACCTGACGACGGGCCGGCGCCCGAGCCGGGACACCACCTGCACGGATGGCTGAGGATCAGCCGAACCACCGGGACAGGGCGTCCGCGAGGCCGTCGCCGGTGTCCGTCGTGTCGGCGGCCCAGGCGACGATGCCGTCCGGGCGGACCAGCAGCGCGGCCAGTTCCGGTCGGGCGGGGCAGGAGGCGGTGATCACGCGCAGGTGCCCGTCGTGCCCCTCGGCTTCCGCACGCAGCCCCGTACCGTCGGCGAGATCGAGCAGCAGGCCCCGGCCTTCGTGGAGCAGGTCGGCCAGGCGGGTGCCGTCGGCGAGTTCGAGGTCCGGGGCGCTGCGGCCGGTCAGCGGGTGGGCTCCGGGGAGGCCGAGGTCGTAGCGCTGCGCGACTCCGGCGAGCTGCTTGGCGAAGTACGTGGTGCCGGCGACGGACCCGGTCAGTTCCTCGACGACCCCGCGCAGGGCGCGGGCCTGCGGTTCCGGGCGCATCAGCGCGATCTGCGCCCGGGTCCTCCATTCGAGCACCCGTGCCCCGGCCGGATGCCGTTCGGCGGTGTACGAGTCCAGGAGGGCTTCGGGTGCCCGGCCGCGTACGACCGCGGCGAGCTTCCAGCCGAGGTTCATCGCGTCCCCGATTCCGAGGTTCAGCCCCTGGCCGCCGAAGGGCGAGTGGACGTGTGCGGCGTCGCCCGCCAGGAGGACCCGGCCCGCGCGGTAGTCGGCCGCCTGGCGTGCGTTGTCGGTGAAGCGGGTGGCGGTGCGGACCCCGGTGATCGTGACCTGCGCCCCGGAGACGTGGCGCAGCCCGCCTTGCAACTCCGCCGCGGTGACCGGGGCTTCGCGGTCGGCGGGCGGCCCGTCGAACTCGACGGTGAGGATGCGGCCGGGCATCGGCCCGTGTACGTAGGTCCCGGTGTCCGTGTGGTTCCAGCCGGGCCGCAGGGCTTCGGAGCCGGTCATCTCGACGAGGGCCTGGCGGCCGGTGATCTGGGGGTCCGTGCCGGGGAAGGCGAAGCCGGCGAGCTTGCGGACCGTACTGCGGCCGCCGTCGCAGCCCACCAGCCAGCGTGCGCGTATGCACTGGTCAGGGGCGTCGTCCGCCCGGTCCACCGGCGCTGTCCGGACCTCGATCCCGCCCCCGTCCGGGTCCTCGTCGAACCCGGTCAGCTCCGTGCCGGTCCGCAGTTCGACGCCCAGCTTCCGGGCCCGCTCGGTGAGCAGCCGCTCGATCTCCTGCTGCGGGACCAGGCTGACCCCTCCGGCGGGACCGGCGTTCGCGAAGTCGGGGTCGGCCGCGTCCAGTAGCTCGGGGTTCAGCATGATCCCGCCGAAGTGTCCAATGAACTTCGAGGCCGGGCGCGGGGGTTGGGCGTTCGGCTGGGCGGCCTGGAGTTCGCGTACGAAGGCCTGGGAGCGCTCGATGGACCTCTGCTGCACTTCGGCCAGTTCGGGCAGCATGCCGCGCCGGTAGAAGGCTTCGGCGGTCGCGGTGTTGACCGACCCCGCCTTGATCGTCCGATCCACTTCGGTGCGCCGCTCGACGACCACCACGCTTGCGCCGCCGAGCCGGAGCTCGCAGGCCAGCATGAGTCCGACGGGGCCGCCTCCGGCCACCACCACGTCAAAGTCCGAGTCCATGGGATGCATGGCGCTTACTATAGTCACTAAAATCTTAGAGTCGCTATAGTGTTATCCATGATGATCGAGGAAAACCCGGGGCCGGGCTCCGGAGAGGGCACGGCCGAACCGGCGCCCACCCTGCGCGAGCGCAAGAAGCGCGAGACGCGGCAGCGGATCTCCGACGAGGCGACGATGCTCTTCGTGGCGCGCGGCTTCGACCAGGTGACCGTGGCCGAGATCGCCAAGGCCGCGCAGGTCTCCACGATGACGGTCTTCAACCACTTCCCCCGCAAGGAAGACCTCTATCTGGACCGGATCCCCGAGGTCGTCGAACTCGTCACCGCGGCGGTGCGGGACCGCGCCGCCGACGAGTCCCCGCTGGCCGCGCTGCGCGCCCTGCTGCTCGGACTCCTGGACCAGGGGCACCCGTTGGCGGCGGTGAGTGACGGCTACCCGCACTTCTGGCGCATCGTGCTGGACTCGCCCGCCCTGCGCGCACGGGCGCGCGAAGGCGTCGAGGAGGTGGAACTGGCCCTGGGCGACGCGATGTACGCCTCCGACCCCGCGGGCGATCGCCCCGACCCACGCTTCGCGGCGGCCCTGACCGTCGCCGCGTACCGGGCCGTCTACGTGGCCACGGCCGGCCGCCTGCTCGCGGGCGATCGCGCCGCCGACGTGGCGGACGACCACCGCTCGCGCGTGAACGAGGCCTTTGACGCGCTGGAGCGTGCGCTGTACGGGACGACGGCTTAGGCCGTCTCCGGCCGCGGCGCCGCGGGGAGTCGGAAGATCCGGTCCAGGTGGTGGCGGAGCACGGCGACGGCCGACTCCGGTCCGCGCTGGCCCACCAGGATGCTGGTGCCCATGGTCCCGGCCATGGCGAGCAGGCTGATCGCCTCCGTGCGCGCGTCGGCGCCGGGATCGGCCAGGCCGGCGGACTGGGCGCCTTCGATCAGGCCGGTCAGGGCGTTCTCCGCGGCGTCGGGGTTGTCGATGAAGGGCTGGGCGGCGAGGGCCTCGTCCGTCACGGACAGGATCGAGTACGAGCTGTAGAGCAGGTGGAAGGTGCGGCTCTCCTCGTCGGTCGGCAGGGAGGCCAGCAGCAGTGCTTCGATCGTCGTGCGCGGGCCCGGGGCCGGGCCGACGGCGGCGAGCCGGGCCCCCACTCGGGCCGTGAAGCGCTCGGTCAGGTGCTGGAGCCCGTAGAAGAGCAGCTTCTCCTTGGTCTGGAAGTAGTACTGGACGAGGCGCAGGGAGACTCCCGCCTCGGCCGCCACGTCGCGCATGCCGACCGCGTGCAGTCCGCGCCGTCCGGCGACCCGGATGAGCGCTTCGGCGATCTGTGTGCGCCGTTCTTCGTGGTCCACGCGCTTGGGCATCCGTGGGGTCTCCGGCCGTGGGTGGGGGCGTATGTCTTCGTGTTCTCTTCGTGGGACGTCTTCATGGTACCGCTGTATCAACATCATGGTACGGTCGTATCACGAAGAACGGATCCTCCCGGAGGTGCCTGCCGTGCCCGAGAACACGAACCGCGTACGCCGCGACGTCGGCCGCTACGTCAACGACTCCCTGCGCGACCGCTACTTCGCCGCCGCCGACGTGCTCTACGCGATGGGTGCGCCCATCCGCTCCGAGAGGGACGTCGAGACCAGCTTCGGCACCACGCACGTCTACCGCTACGGGCCCACGGACCCCGCAGCCGAGTCCCGTACGCCGATCGTCCTGATCCACGGCGCGGCCTACTCCTCCGCCATGTGGTTCCCCAACACCTCCGCACTCAGCCTCGACCGCCCGGTCTACGCCCTCGACACCCCCGGCGACGCGGGCCGCAGCATCCACCGCGAGCCCATGTGGCAGCCCGAGCGCGCCGCGCAGTGGATGGACGAGGCCCTCGACGCGCTCGGCCTGGACCGGGTCCACCTCGTCGGCTCCTCCTACGGCGGCTGGCTCGTGCTCAACCAGGCCCACCGGCGCCCGGAGCGGCTCGCCTCGGTCACCGCCCTCGACCCCGGCGGCCTGGAGAAGGTGGGACTGCGCTTCTTCGTCTGGATCTTCATCAGCCTGTTCGCCACCTTCGCCCCCAAGGCCTTGCGCCCGCGCCTCGCCGCCTGGCTGGACCAACCGGTCCTCGCCATCCCCGAGATGCGCGAGTGGATCCAGCTCGGCGCCCGCGCGTACCGGATCCGCCGCCCCGCACCGCTGCCGCTGGCCGAGGATGCGCTGCGATCCATCCGGACCCCGCTCTACGTCATCATGGGCAAGCACAGCCTGCTCGTACACCCCAAGCGGCAGCTGGAACGCGTTCCGCGCCTCGTTCCCGGAGCCCGCGCCGAGATCGTCGCGGCGACCGGGCACGGACCGCAGATCGACCACCCCGACGTGGTCAACGCCCGGATGCTGTCCTTCATGGAGGACGTCGACTCCCTCGACCCGGCCGCGGGGCGCCGGGGCGCCGTGGACGCGTAACTCCCCGTTCCGAGGCCCTACTCCGGGCCCACCACGCCGTGTTCCCAGGCCCAGGCCGCGATGCCCACCCGGTTGCGGGCCCCGAGTTTGGCCTGCACGTTCGCGATGTGGGTCTTCGCGGTCCCCGCGCTGA contains these protein-coding regions:
- a CDS encoding SDR family NAD(P)-dependent oxidoreductase: MPEQTPAAPAETRVALITGSSSGIGAGIARRLAAAGIRVVLNSARSEDAGKALAAELPDAVYVRGDVADAADARRIVQTAIDAYGRLDILVNNAGVTRFIPLGDLDAADAEAWREIFEVNVVGTWQMITAATPHLRESTEPGGASIINISSVSATRALGSSIPYAVSKAAVNHMTRLLASQLGPAVRVNAIAPGLIDTPWYEGADEVWESSREWITENTPLRRVGTPQDVAEAALYLVDAAYTTGDVLTVDGGRHVV
- a CDS encoding TetR/AcrR family transcriptional regulator, whose product is MMIEENPGPGSGEGTAEPAPTLRERKKRETRQRISDEATMLFVARGFDQVTVAEIAKAAQVSTMTVFNHFPRKEDLYLDRIPEVVELVTAAVRDRAADESPLAALRALLLGLLDQGHPLAAVSDGYPHFWRIVLDSPALRARAREGVEEVELALGDAMYASDPAGDRPDPRFAAALTVAAYRAVYVATAGRLLAGDRAADVADDHRSRVNEAFDALERALYGTTA
- a CDS encoding aspartate aminotransferase family protein, producing MNAEADALAAAAKAAVKDADRKHVFHSWSAQELIDPLAVAGAEGSYFWDYDGNRYLDFSSALVYTNIGYQHPKVAAAIAEQAAKLCTVAPGFAVDVRSEAARLIAERTPGDLDKIFFTNAGAEAVENAVRMARLHTGRPKILSAYRSYHGATSTAINLTGDARRFGNDTATAGVVHFWGPFTYRSPFYAADAAEECARALRHLEDTIVFEGPQSIAGIILETVGGAPGVLVHPDGYLAGVRELCDRFGIVFILDEIMVGFGRTGKWFASEHWDVTPDLICFAKGITSGYVPLGGVAISAAIAETFARRPYPGGLTYSGHVLACAAAVATVNVMEEEGIVEQSARTGAELLGPGLAAIAERHPSVGEVRGMGTFWALELVRNKETREPLVPYNASGADNAPMAEFGAALKKAGLWPLLAGNRMHVAPPCNVSAEDVAKGLRIIDEALTVADAHTV
- a CDS encoding FAD-dependent oxidoreductase — encoded protein: MHPMDSDFDVVVAGGGPVGLMLACELRLGGASVVVVERRTEVDRTIKAGSVNTATAEAFYRRGMLPELAEVQQRSIERSQAFVRELQAAQPNAQPPRPASKFIGHFGGIMLNPELLDAADPDFANAGPAGGVSLVPQQEIERLLTERARKLGVELRTGTELTGFDEDPDGGGIEVRTAPVDRADDAPDQCIRARWLVGCDGGRSTVRKLAGFAFPGTDPQITGRQALVEMTGSEALRPGWNHTDTGTYVHGPMPGRILTVEFDGPPADREAPVTAAELQGGLRHVSGAQVTITGVRTATRFTDNARQAADYRAGRVLLAGDAAHVHSPFGGQGLNLGIGDAMNLGWKLAAVVRGRAPEALLDSYTAERHPAGARVLEWRTRAQIALMRPEPQARALRGVVEELTGSVAGTTYFAKQLAGVAQRYDLGLPGAHPLTGRSAPDLELADGTRLADLLHEGRGLLLDLADGTGLRAEAEGHDGHLRVITASCPARPELAALLVRPDGIVAWAADTTDTGDGLADALSRWFG
- a CDS encoding CbtB-domain containing protein, whose amino-acid sequence is MAHSAVPTTAAPVGIAPISVSALAPWALFVGVLMLVLLYLVGAEQGATAVFQGDTIHEWMHDGRHLLGFPCH
- a CDS encoding TetR/AcrR family transcriptional regulator gives rise to the protein MPKRVDHEERRTQIAEALIRVAGRRGLHAVGMRDVAAEAGVSLRLVQYYFQTKEKLLFYGLQHLTERFTARVGARLAAVGPAPGPRTTIEALLLASLPTDEESRTFHLLYSSYSILSVTDEALAAQPFIDNPDAAENALTGLIEGAQSAGLADPGADARTEAISLLAMAGTMGTSILVGQRGPESAVAVLRHHLDRIFRLPAAPRPETA
- a CDS encoding histidine phosphatase family protein; the protein is MSEAERLHRFPYGDPCPGYEGLRGQDHGAWAGRTMDEVAAGEPDALRRWMTDASYAPPGGGESVDALIARVGAALAGLAPGTHRPVAGQGVVRAAVVWALELPAAAFWRLDVRPDSVTTLTGRSGRWNLLVGRPEE
- the pucL gene encoding factor-independent urate hydroxylase, translating into MSKHVLAQNQYGKAENRIVKVTRKGNDGSWHEIRDLNVSVALRGEFRDVHLTGDNANCLPTDTTKNTVYAFGKEHGVDSPEAFGILLAKHFVSSQEPIREAQIRIEEFAWERIPVPSRKEQHSFSLKGSEVRTTQVTYSETTGLQVISGLKDLTVMNSTNSEFHGYIKDKYTTLKEAYDRILATKVTARWAHSALAADDPEFDWDQSYKKVRKNMLEAFAETYSYSLQQTLNQMAERVLDNCPKVNEVRLNLPNKHHFLVDLEPFGLKNDNEVYFAADRPYGLIEGTIHRDGVQPVIATSDWIVA
- a CDS encoding alpha/beta hydrolase, which gives rise to MTSYRRKAALIALCATTAAATLAGATTATATAATPSAGPAAAPLAWAECTHEGHLPGQQCAKLSVPLDYADPQGPHVDLAVSRLPSDRPAARRGTLMVIPGGPGGSGVQRLSQKGAALAREMAGAYDLVALDPRGVGGSVRAQCGLDEADRRLVTLRSWAGPDGGIGENVERSRRVAEACAANGGAELRSFTTANQVRDIDRLREALGERKLSAWGVSYGSYVGAAYAQKFPQRTDRLVLDSTADPDPTRVARGWLANMAQGADDRFPDFAAWAADPARRAEGLRLAEHPEDVRPLFLSLAAQLDREPKPSNVPGVPLTGNMLRQALQNSLYGDALFPAVARLIGEARDPAAVPALPRELAQALPDQDAALMVGVICNDVAWPKEVSGYERAVAADRAAHPLTGGMPANITPCAFWKDAPAERPARITDEGPSNILMVQNLRDPATPYSGALEMRTALGSRARLLTVDHGGHGVYLGNGNACSDRTVTTYLTTGRRPSRDTTCTDG
- a CDS encoding CbtA family protein; protein product: MNNISPRVLLIRGMLAGLLAGVAAFLVAYLLGESKVDAAIAIEEAGAHDHGDESAPVSRALQATAGLGTGTLLYGVALGGIAALVFCYALGRIGRFGPRSTAALVAGGLFVTVNLVPFLKYPANPPAVGDPDTVVRRTTLFVLMIALSVLLASVALILGRRLAPRMGNWNASIVAGLAFAVAIGIAYATLPGINEVPADFPAALIWQFRLSTLGIQIAMWTTFGLAFGFLAERALVPAVAPKEAVQPAS
- a CDS encoding alpha/beta fold hydrolase — encoded protein: MPENTNRVRRDVGRYVNDSLRDRYFAAADVLYAMGAPIRSERDVETSFGTTHVYRYGPTDPAAESRTPIVLIHGAAYSSAMWFPNTSALSLDRPVYALDTPGDAGRSIHREPMWQPERAAQWMDEALDALGLDRVHLVGSSYGGWLVLNQAHRRPERLASVTALDPGGLEKVGLRFFVWIFISLFATFAPKALRPRLAAWLDQPVLAIPEMREWIQLGARAYRIRRPAPLPLAEDALRSIRTPLYVIMGKHSLLVHPKRQLERVPRLVPGARAEIVAATGHGPQIDHPDVVNARMLSFMEDVDSLDPAAGRRGAVDA